The Coffea arabica cultivar ET-39 chromosome 4e, Coffea Arabica ET-39 HiFi, whole genome shotgun sequence genome includes a window with the following:
- the LOC113742975 gene encoding protein IMPAIRED IN BABA-INDUCED STERILITY 1 isoform X1: protein MGCVTSKQAVSVTPAFDHSGVLRENGAGGIGGGAFGSGRSRVGSGGLGLGLEMDLKKVKKRGSTESGGGGSELGESGRASSNGGTGTGTGTGTGSESVSFRLGNLQKYVEGEQVAAGWPAWLSAVAGEAIHGWVPLRAESFEKLEKIGQGTYSSVFRARDLETGKIVALKKVRFDNFEPESVRFMAREIMILRRLDHPNVIKLEGLITSRLSCSMYLVFEYMEHDIAGLLSSPDIKFSEAQVKCYLKQLLSGLEHCHSRGVMHRDIKGANLLVNNDGVLKIADFGLANFCNFGQKQPLTSRVVTLWYRPPELLLGSTDYGSSVDLWSVGCVFAELLVGKPILQGRTEVEQLHKIFKLCGSPPDDYWKKSKLPHATLFKPQHPYESSLWETLKDLPKAAVILIETLLSVEPYKRGTASAALAAEYFKTKPYACDPSSLPKYPPSKEIDAKHREEARRKKPGGRARGPETTKRLTRKQNGFSKLAPEENLPVQPQGGHKISGYNASNCKEGDIVIGLEPPKPSNDLKEEASHVKHASQGDVPFSGPLQVSGSSGFAWAKRRIDDSVRSRSRSSSRSLIFEPSGAVQLRNNLESKRNENSEALNGHGTNFKGHDSYERLNHVMVKDWSQLEHPDSFDASDGYHSQELSLALYQKEDLAIKRISLVYQDQGDKVEFSGPLLSQSQRVDELLEKHERQIRQAVRRSWFQRVKKQGK from the exons ATGGGCTGTGTTACTTCCAAGCAGGCGGTATCGGTGACGCCGGCATTTGATCATTCCGGGGTGCTCCGGGAGAATGGAGCCGGAGGAATTGGAGGAGGGGCGTTCGGGTCGGGTCGGAGCAGGGTGGGGAGTGGGGGGTTGGGATTGGGTTTGGAGATGgatttgaagaaggtgaagaaGAGAGGATCGACTGAGTCAGGAGGAGGAGGGAGCGAGTTGGGTGAGTCAGGGAGGGCGAGTTCGAATGGTGGGACCGGGACAGGGACAGGGACAGGGACAGGGAGTGAGTCAGTGAGTTTTAGATTGGGGAATCTGCAGAAGTACGTGGAAGGAGAACAAGTGGCGGCTGGCTGGCCGGCTTGGCTCAGTGCTGTTGCTGGCGAAGCCATTCATGGTTGGGTGCCCCTCAGAGCCGAGTCCTTTGAGAAGCTTGAAaag ATCGGTCAGGGTACATATAGCAGCGTGTTTCGAGCTCGTGATCTAGAAACTGGGAAGATTGTTGCTTTGAAGAAGGTGCGGTTTGACAATTTTGAGCCAGAAAGTGTTCGGTTTATGGCTAGAGAAATTATGATTCTTCGCAGGCTTGACCATCCAAACGTCATCAAATTGGAGGGGCTAATTACTTCCCGGTTATCATGTAGCATGTATCTTGTTTTTGAGTATATGGAACATGACATTGCAGGATTGTTATCTAGCCCTGACATCAAGTTCAGTGAAGCCCAG GTTAAATGTTACCTGAAGCAATTATTATCAGGACTAGAACATTGTCATTCACGAGGAGTAATGCACAGGGATATCAAAGGTGCTAATCTTTTGGTAAATAACGACGGTGTCCTAAAAATTGCTGATTTTGGATTGGCGAATTTCTGTAACTTTGGCCAAAAGCAACCTCTTACTAGTCGAGTTGTCACTCTGTGGTATCGTCCTCCAGAACTTCTGTTGGGTTCCACTGATTATGGATCTTCTGTGGACCTCTGGAGTGTTGGCTGTGTATTTGCTGAGCTTCTTGTTGGTAAACCTATCCTGCAGGGAAGAACTGAG GTTGAACAGTTGCACAAGATTTTCAAGCTCTGTGGATCCCCACCAGATGATTACTGGAAAAAGTCTAAACTTCCTCATGCTACGCTATTTAAACCACAACATCCTTATGAGAGCAGTCTCTGGGAGACCCTCAAAGATCTCCCTAAAGCTGCTGTCATACTTATAGAAACTCTACTTTCAGTGGAACCATACAAGCGGGGCACTGCTTCAGCAGCCCTTGCAGCTGAG TATTTCAAAACGAAGCCTTATGCATGTGATCCATCAAGTTTGCCCAAGTACCCACCGAGCAAAGAGATTGATGCCAAACATCGCGAAGAAGCAAGAAG GAAGAAGCCTGGTGGAAGAGCCCGTGGACCTGAAACAACAAAAAGGCTCACTAGAAAACAGAATGGTTTTAGCAAATTGGCACCTGAAGAG AATTTACCTGTCCAACCACAAGGTGGCCACAAGATTAGCGGCTATAATGCAAGTAATTGTAAAGAAGGAGATATCGTTATAGGTTTGGAGCCACCTAAGCCATCAAATGATCTTAAGGAAGAGGCATCTCATGTGAAGCATGCATCTCAAGGCGATGTTCCCTTTTCAGGTCCATTACAAGTTTCAGGATCAAGCGGCTTTGCATGGGCAAAGAGACGAATAGATGATTCTGTCAGATCTCGCAGTAGGTCTAGTTCCAGAAGTCTTATCTTTGAACCATCAGGTGCAGTGCAGTTAAGGAATAACTTGGAGTCAAAAAGGAATGAAAACTCTGAGGCTTTAAATGGACATGGAACTAATTTTAAGGGTCATGATTCCTATGAAAGGTTAAATCATGTTATGGTCAAAGATTGGAGCCAATTGGAACATCCAGATTCCTTTGATGCTTCTGATGGATACCATTCACAGGAACTATCACTGGCACTTTATCAGAAAGAGGACTTGGCTATCAAGAGAATTAGTTTG GTTTATCAGGACCAAGGAGACAAAGTAGAATTTTCAGGACCATTGCTGTCTCAGTCACAAAGGGTTGATGAACTATTGGAGAAGCATGAGCGTCAGATCCGCCAGGCTGTTCGAAGGTCGTGGTTCCAAAGAG ttaagaaacaaggaaagtga
- the LOC113742975 gene encoding protein IMPAIRED IN BABA-INDUCED STERILITY 1 isoform X2, which produces MKLQLCRMIGQGTYSSVFRARDLETGKIVALKKVRFDNFEPESVRFMAREIMILRRLDHPNVIKLEGLITSRLSCSMYLVFEYMEHDIAGLLSSPDIKFSEAQVKCYLKQLLSGLEHCHSRGVMHRDIKGANLLVNNDGVLKIADFGLANFCNFGQKQPLTSRVVTLWYRPPELLLGSTDYGSSVDLWSVGCVFAELLVGKPILQGRTEVEQLHKIFKLCGSPPDDYWKKSKLPHATLFKPQHPYESSLWETLKDLPKAAVILIETLLSVEPYKRGTASAALAAEYFKTKPYACDPSSLPKYPPSKEIDAKHREEARRKKPGGRARGPETTKRLTRKQNGFSKLAPEENLPVQPQGGHKISGYNASNCKEGDIVIGLEPPKPSNDLKEEASHVKHASQGDVPFSGPLQVSGSSGFAWAKRRIDDSVRSRSRSSSRSLIFEPSGAVQLRNNLESKRNENSEALNGHGTNFKGHDSYERLNHVMVKDWSQLEHPDSFDASDGYHSQELSLALYQKEDLAIKRISLVYQDQGDKVEFSGPLLSQSQRVDELLEKHERQIRQAVRRSWFQRVKKQGK; this is translated from the exons ATGAAACTGCAGCTATGTAGAATG ATCGGTCAGGGTACATATAGCAGCGTGTTTCGAGCTCGTGATCTAGAAACTGGGAAGATTGTTGCTTTGAAGAAGGTGCGGTTTGACAATTTTGAGCCAGAAAGTGTTCGGTTTATGGCTAGAGAAATTATGATTCTTCGCAGGCTTGACCATCCAAACGTCATCAAATTGGAGGGGCTAATTACTTCCCGGTTATCATGTAGCATGTATCTTGTTTTTGAGTATATGGAACATGACATTGCAGGATTGTTATCTAGCCCTGACATCAAGTTCAGTGAAGCCCAG GTTAAATGTTACCTGAAGCAATTATTATCAGGACTAGAACATTGTCATTCACGAGGAGTAATGCACAGGGATATCAAAGGTGCTAATCTTTTGGTAAATAACGACGGTGTCCTAAAAATTGCTGATTTTGGATTGGCGAATTTCTGTAACTTTGGCCAAAAGCAACCTCTTACTAGTCGAGTTGTCACTCTGTGGTATCGTCCTCCAGAACTTCTGTTGGGTTCCACTGATTATGGATCTTCTGTGGACCTCTGGAGTGTTGGCTGTGTATTTGCTGAGCTTCTTGTTGGTAAACCTATCCTGCAGGGAAGAACTGAG GTTGAACAGTTGCACAAGATTTTCAAGCTCTGTGGATCCCCACCAGATGATTACTGGAAAAAGTCTAAACTTCCTCATGCTACGCTATTTAAACCACAACATCCTTATGAGAGCAGTCTCTGGGAGACCCTCAAAGATCTCCCTAAAGCTGCTGTCATACTTATAGAAACTCTACTTTCAGTGGAACCATACAAGCGGGGCACTGCTTCAGCAGCCCTTGCAGCTGAG TATTTCAAAACGAAGCCTTATGCATGTGATCCATCAAGTTTGCCCAAGTACCCACCGAGCAAAGAGATTGATGCCAAACATCGCGAAGAAGCAAGAAG GAAGAAGCCTGGTGGAAGAGCCCGTGGACCTGAAACAACAAAAAGGCTCACTAGAAAACAGAATGGTTTTAGCAAATTGGCACCTGAAGAG AATTTACCTGTCCAACCACAAGGTGGCCACAAGATTAGCGGCTATAATGCAAGTAATTGTAAAGAAGGAGATATCGTTATAGGTTTGGAGCCACCTAAGCCATCAAATGATCTTAAGGAAGAGGCATCTCATGTGAAGCATGCATCTCAAGGCGATGTTCCCTTTTCAGGTCCATTACAAGTTTCAGGATCAAGCGGCTTTGCATGGGCAAAGAGACGAATAGATGATTCTGTCAGATCTCGCAGTAGGTCTAGTTCCAGAAGTCTTATCTTTGAACCATCAGGTGCAGTGCAGTTAAGGAATAACTTGGAGTCAAAAAGGAATGAAAACTCTGAGGCTTTAAATGGACATGGAACTAATTTTAAGGGTCATGATTCCTATGAAAGGTTAAATCATGTTATGGTCAAAGATTGGAGCCAATTGGAACATCCAGATTCCTTTGATGCTTCTGATGGATACCATTCACAGGAACTATCACTGGCACTTTATCAGAAAGAGGACTTGGCTATCAAGAGAATTAGTTTG GTTTATCAGGACCAAGGAGACAAAGTAGAATTTTCAGGACCATTGCTGTCTCAGTCACAAAGGGTTGATGAACTATTGGAGAAGCATGAGCGTCAGATCCGCCAGGCTGTTCGAAGGTCGTGGTTCCAAAGAG ttaagaaacaaggaaagtga